In the genome of Delphinus delphis chromosome 15, mDelDel1.2, whole genome shotgun sequence, one region contains:
- the TMEM225B gene encoding transmembrane protein 225B isoform X1, producing the protein MGRPVMLTLEDKDMKGFTWAIAPALTSLGYLLILLVSIFPFWVRLVNEESQEVFFSGLFENCFHIKCWKPRPLPVYIIVGRVFLLSAVILSFLTTIVMVSFASRLFPRTRKHNLVSAFISFLTGACAFLALLLHALEIRSLRMKPSSPQFFVQWPYYVLGFSILLFLVAGAICLVQETACLSCHLLPISQSTEETQEISHLENMESLGGELSSIQRETLLKEETVI; encoded by the exons ATGGGGCGCCCA GTGATGCTGACATTAGAGGACAAAGACATGAAGGGGTTCACCTGGGCCATAGCCCCTGCCTTGACCTCCCTGGGCTACCTGCTTATACTGCTGGTCTCCATCTTCCCCTTCTGGGTTCGTCTGGTGAACGAGGAGTCCCAGGAAGTGTTTTTCAGTGGCCTCTTTGAGAACTGCTTCCATATCAAGTGCTGGAAGCCACGACCCTTACCCG ttTACATCATCGTGGGCCGTGTTTTCCTGCTGTCCGCTGTCATCTTGTCTTTCCTCACCACCATCGTCATGGTGTCCTTTGCATCTCGGCTCTTTCCGAGGACCCGGAAGCACAATCTCGTGTCAGCCTTCATCAGCTTCCTCACAG GGGCCTGTGCCTTCCTGGCCTTGTTGCTGCATGCCCTGGAGATCCGGAGTCTGCGGATGAAGCCCAGCTCCCCGCAGTTCTTCGTGCAGTGGCCTTACTACGTCCTGGGCTTTAGCATCCTTCTGTTCCTAGTGGCTG GTGCCATCTGCCTCGTTCAAGAAACAGCCTGCCTTAGCTGTCATTTGTTGCCCATTTCCCAGAGTACTGAGGAGACCCAAGAGATCTCGCACCTGGAAAACATGGAGAGTTTGGGAGGAGAGCTGAGCTCCATACAGAGGGAGACGCTGCTGAAGGAGGAAACAGTTATCTAG
- the TMEM225B gene encoding transmembrane protein 225B isoform X2: MAELESEFRSADLRLLQPPLCSGTADHPGGQVSPAEGQLPRACEFLSFFIPDSPHWPKLGMGRPVMLTLEDKDMKGFTWAIAPALTSLGYLLILLVSIFPFWVRLVNEESQEVFFSGLFENCFHIKCWKPRPLPVYIIVGRVFLLSAVILSFLTTIVMVSFASRLFPRTRKHNLVSAFISFLTGACAFLALLLHALEIRSLRMKPSSPQFFVQWPYYVLGFSILLFLVAGAICLVQETACLSCHLLPISQSTEETQEISHLENMESLGGELSSIQRETLLKEETVI; this comes from the exons atggcagagctggaatccGAATTCAGATCCGCGGACTTAAGGTTGCTCCAGCCCCCACTCTGTTCCGGGACTGCGGACCACCCCGGAGGCCAGGTTTCCCCAGCCGAGGGCCAG TTACCAAGAGCCTGCGAGTTCCTGTCTTTTTTCATCCCTGATTCTCCCCATTGGCCTAAGCTGGGCATGGGGCGCCCA GTGATGCTGACATTAGAGGACAAAGACATGAAGGGGTTCACCTGGGCCATAGCCCCTGCCTTGACCTCCCTGGGCTACCTGCTTATACTGCTGGTCTCCATCTTCCCCTTCTGGGTTCGTCTGGTGAACGAGGAGTCCCAGGAAGTGTTTTTCAGTGGCCTCTTTGAGAACTGCTTCCATATCAAGTGCTGGAAGCCACGACCCTTACCCG ttTACATCATCGTGGGCCGTGTTTTCCTGCTGTCCGCTGTCATCTTGTCTTTCCTCACCACCATCGTCATGGTGTCCTTTGCATCTCGGCTCTTTCCGAGGACCCGGAAGCACAATCTCGTGTCAGCCTTCATCAGCTTCCTCACAG GGGCCTGTGCCTTCCTGGCCTTGTTGCTGCATGCCCTGGAGATCCGGAGTCTGCGGATGAAGCCCAGCTCCCCGCAGTTCTTCGTGCAGTGGCCTTACTACGTCCTGGGCTTTAGCATCCTTCTGTTCCTAGTGGCTG GTGCCATCTGCCTCGTTCAAGAAACAGCCTGCCTTAGCTGTCATTTGTTGCCCATTTCCCAGAGTACTGAGGAGACCCAAGAGATCTCGCACCTGGAAAACATGGAGAGTTTGGGAGGAGAGCTGAGCTCCATACAGAGGGAGACGCTGCTGAAGGAGGAAACAGTTATCTAG